AGGCCGAGGCGGACGGCCGGGCTCGCGCGCTGCTAGAGCGGCTGCGGTGCCGGGCCCGAGAGCGGCAGCTGCAGAAGCAGCCGCCGCAGCAAGAGCCCTCGGAGCCTGCGGAGGCCGCGCAGACAGCGCAGGCGGCGGGGAAGCGGCGACGGCGGCCGCGCAGAACGCGGAGGCGCAAGAGCGGCGGGGCGCCGGGGAGCCCGCACGCACCTCCCTGCAAGCGGCGGAAGGCGGACGACGAGGATGAGGACGCGGGCGCAGGTGGGGCCtcgcggggtggggcggggcactGGGACTCGGGACCGCGTGGGGCTGAcgcgccgccccgcccccgcttCTGCCGCGCAGAGAGCAGCGAGGAGGCGCCGGCGGGGAACAGCGTGGGAGCCGAAGCCGCGGGGTCGCCGGAGGGCCAGGGCGGACCGCCCCCCGAAGAGGCCTCTGGTCCCCCAGCCCACGCCCTGGTGCTCGGGGGCTTCGGGAGGAGCAAGGCGCCGAAGGTGAGCGGCCCGGGGGGAGGCTGCAGCGCTGGGGTGGCTGTCGTTACCGCGGCTTGTGTTCGTGGGACGGCTTGGAGGACGGTGCTTGCGCCTGGTGGGTGTATGGTTTGTGCTCGGTGAGTGAACACCTGAGCCGGCCAACTGTTGATGTCTTAGCAGCCTTGTTTACGGTTTGAATCTTGTGCGAAGTCGGCACTTCTACTTTCAATTTTAagagtcctcttttttttccgAAATTAGCGGGTTGATTTGGTTTCCGTGCTGCTGTCACAGAGATCTCTCTAAACAGCTTCGCTTCCTTGGTGCACATTTAAGGAGCTTCTAATCTAGCGTGCTCACCAATCTAGCAAACAAAATGGGAGATCCAACCAGGTCTACCAGGTTCCTGGGCGAGTTGCAGATTCACGTTAGCATAAGAGGTTTCAGTAGTCGAATACGTGAGCTAAAGGATGTGTGGAGGGTGAGCCTCATCACAAAGAATAAGAGAGGCTGGGCACAGGGCCCTTGGGGAGATCCACTCTGAGTTGGAATCAGAAGACAGGGATCAGCCTGGttaaggtggggtgggggcagggaagtgTGTGCCAGGGAGAGGGCCGAGTTGGGGCAAAGGCCCCGAGGTAGCAATGAGCTTGGTGTGTAAAACGACAGAGGGTTTGTATGGTTGATGCAGAGCCAGTGATAGCAAACAAAAGCGCGGGCAGGAGAGTGCCAGGTCACGGGCACCTTGCAGGTGTAGTCTGGAGCACAGATGTCATTGAAGTACGGGTGTTATTAGGTGCGAAGGTGAGCCCCTGGGTGGTTTGGCTCAGGGAGTGGCGCTTTTCGGTAGGTATTTTTCACGCCCTCTAAAGGCTTCACGGAGAGTGAGACGAGGGCGGTCCAGGAGAAGCTAGAAAGCTTGTCTCTTTCTTGCAGCGTCTTCAGCTTGAGTGTTTTGAGTGCTTGGCTTCTGGGGCCTTGCTCTGCTGGCCTGGCGGGTTTTGGAGTATTCACCtcgtctctttctctttccctttgtgGTAGGTCCAGCCTTTCCTGCCAGCGTGGCTGGCTGAGCCAAGCTGCGTTGGAAAGAATGTCACCGAAGGTCTGGTGTCTATCGAGGATATCCCGGAAGTCCACCCGGACCTGCAGAAGAGGCTGCGGGCTCAGGGCATCTCGTCCTACTTTCCAGGTGCCCCTGCCCTGcgcaggtggggtgggggtgggagcagcGTTTCCTTCCAGAGCATCTTCTCCCGGAGCCGTGCAAGGCCATCGCTCAGCAGCTGCCCACATAGGCAGCCTGTGCACACGTCCGGTGGCAGGTGTGGTCTTGGCCTCAGCACCTCCAGACTCTCAGCGCTCCGGGAGGCTCCGGTGCTGACCTTGAGCGAGAGCCCAGCCCAGAGGTCACAGACAGGGAGGCGGCCGTCTCCGGTGCCTGTGCTAGCACTGGGTGTCCCTGCACCGACGTGACGTGCGTCTCGCCGTTCCTTCTCCAGTGCAGGCAGCAGTGATTCCCGCTCTCCTGGAGAGCACAGCCAACGGGTTTCTGGTAAGCCGAGGCGGCTACCGGCCTAGCGACCTCTGTGTTTCTGCCCCAACGGGCAGTGGGAAGACCCTGGCCTTCGTCATCCCCGTGGTGCAGGTGAGCGCAGGGAGCCCTCGCCCTCCAGGCGGCTCTGCAGGCAGGGAGCGGCCCTGCTGACGCAGGTGGCGGTCCTCCCCCCGCAGGCCCTGCTGCGGCGAGCCGTGTgccaggttcgtgccctggttgTGCTGCCGACCAAGGAGCTGGCCCAGCAGGTACGTGGACCCCACGCCTGGAGGTCAGAGCCAGGGTCTTCGTCACTGCGGCGTGGGGCCTCAGGTCACGCTGGTGATGACTGCTCTTCTTCCAGGTGAGCAGCGTGTTCAGCGTCTACGCAGACGCCACTCCTCTTCGGGTCGCCCTGCTCACCGGGCAGAAGTCGCTGGCCAAGGAGCAGGAGAGCCTCGTGCAGGACACGTAGGTCCCTCCCGTCTGTGGGCGCCTCCGAGAGGCGGGCCCGCTCTGTGCAGCCGCGTCGTAGCCATCTGGCCCCGGGGAGCGGAGCGCTGCCGTCCACAGGGTCCCCACGTCGGGGGCGTCAGTGCGGGCGGCCCTCCTGAGCCACTCTCCGCTCCGCAGAGCAGACGGCTTCCGCTGCCTGGCAGACATCGTGGTGGCCACCCCTGGCCGCCTGGTGGACCACGTCGAGCAGACCCCAGGATTCAGCCTCCAGCACCTCCGCTTCCTGGTAGGTCGCCCCCACGGAGGGAGGCCCGGGCCCAGACCCGAGGCTgacctgcccccccccacccccccgccccgcaggTCATCGACGAGGCCGACCGCGTGATAGACAGCATGCACCAGTCCTGGCTGCCGCGGGTGCTGGCCGCGGCCTTTCCCAGTGAG
Above is a genomic segment from Balaenoptera musculus isolate JJ_BM4_2016_0621 chromosome 14, mBalMus1.pri.v3, whole genome shotgun sequence containing:
- the DDX51 gene encoding ATP-dependent RNA helicase DDX51 isoform X4, with product MALFHVTRYSGPEAAGAEAEAEADGRARALLERLRCRARERQLQKQPPQQEPSEPAEAAQTAQAAGKRRRRPRRTRRRKSGGAPGSPHAPPCKRRKADDEDEDAGAGGASRGGAGHWDSGPRGADAPPRPRFCRAESSEEAPAGNSVGAEAAGSPEGQGGPPPEEASGPPAHALVLGGFGRSKAPKVQPFLPAWLAEPSCVGKNVTEGLVSIEDIPEVHPDLQKRLRAQGISSYFPVQAAVIPALLESTANGFLVSRGGYRPSDLCVSAPTGSGKTLAFVIPVVQALLRRAVCQVRALVVLPTKELAQQVSSVFSVYADATPLRVALLTGQKSLAKEQESLVQDTADGFRCLADIVVATPGRLVDHVEQTPGFSLQHLRFLVIDEADRVIDSMHQSWLPRVLAAAFPSEGTRDPFALLQRTQPRAVTAASVCCPQMPLQKLLFSATLTQNPEKLQQLGLYRPRLFSTGSVHGGPRDADVDGDGDSGGKYTFPAGLTHRYVPCSLRLKPLVVLHLILEMNLSRVLCFTNSRENSHRLFLLVQAFGGVRVAEFSSRYGPGSRKRILKRFQQGKIQLLISTDATARGIDVQGVQLVVNYDAPQYLRTYVHRVGRTARAGKSGQAFTLLLKVQERRFVRMLREGGVPGLERHDAPSELLQPLAPRYQEALSQLESAVREERKQKAA